CACTCCAAAAGCTGAGAGGTATACGTAAAGATCAAcaggcctggtctcgaggcaaGGCATGGCTCAGCTCAGGGTATAAGTTATTTTACTTACGTCATCCCTTACCACGGAACACACACAATTCATGTGCTCTCAAATCATGCATTATATCATGAAGCTACGCCCCCGCTTCCGGAAGCAATTAAAAGTTGGAGGCTAGTGAtcccagctagctagctagcaaggaacagcttgcagcaatactacagtgcactatcgttcctaaaaagacacaggagtctactgcaatttgaaacatggctgcaggatagaaacagaagtcaggaggacgaagttgacaaatgttacaagttgaagacgtgctttcatgcttgtgacaatggacccagaactgttaaaatcattggctcttagtgttcctcgacaagaaaagatactggtgaaccctaccatcaacccagcgaacgctatagaaactggtagtgaaaaaactgaacagccatagctaattgtcatgcagctacagcttttttatcatttctgtacattcaaaaatagtacttgtactttataccctcaagcttataattccctgagaaactatgagattatggctcataattccctgctaaacacacacaattgggatctaataataattattggggGGGCCTAAATttttaagagggggcctagaatgttaaaattctaggccggGGGGGGCCAATCTCatgggggcctaaaattttatgacaccggtgtCAGAGAATGAATGACTCCCCAGTGGGAGTGACCCCCCCGGTCATTCCTGCCTAAGGTGTGAGGACTCCCCCAGGAGTGAATGACTCCCTATGCGCATGTTGTGCCACAAATCCGAAAATCCGAAATGCCTGAAAAATAGGAAATGAAGAGCATTATGGGTGTGGCACTGTGCCTGTGGGTGTGTCTGgaatgcgtgtgtgtgcgtgacactattttttttttttttttcgtGAAAGCTCTTCCAtctcgtacatgtacaaaagaatagtaatgaataataataataatagaataataataataataatgaggAACCATGCAGGCAAATAAGTCATGTGTAGTTAGTTCATGGGTGTGGTGGGACCAGGGACTCGCTTGTCACTAGGTCGATAGGGGGCTGTCTGGTGGCGTGCCCTTGGCTTGATCGGGCCCCCCTAATGCACATGATGGCTGATCTGAGGAGAGAGAAGGACAGCCTGCATCTGATCCATCCCATGGTGGTGCTGTAGGGCTGGTCCCATTTTGTTGACAGGAGAGACGCCAATCTCTTGTAGGTGGAGGTAGCGGTACGTCCAAGGCCCCCGGTACTTGACAGGATGAGGGGAGTGAAGGTCGAGTTTTCTACATCTCTGATTCGTTGGTCATAGGCTCTCTTCTTTATGTTTTCATGCTTGCGGTAGGTTGTGGATAGTTGCGGTTGCCTGTTTGAGGGAGCGTACGGGTTGAACACCCTAACATCAAAAAATGCTCTCTCAAACCTGCTTCCCCAAAAACCATCTGCTGCCACGTCTAATCTGGCACCATCTTGTGTGTTGGCAGATGCACCTGATAGAATTTCGCCGGCGATGGGTTGTAGGTGTGGTTCTATGGCGACATTGTGGCAAACTTCTGACATGAGGTTGGCCGTGAAGTCTCTGATCTCGTTATGCCTTATGGAGGGATAGCCGCCTTTTGCACATGATAATGCATGTTCCACTCTGAAGTTGGTGCCACAAGCGCATGTGATTGGGGTGCCATTGGGTTGCCACCCATATCTGAGTGCTAGTGCGTCTCTGAAGGCACCTTTGTGCAGTGCTAGGCCAAATTCTTCCACTGGTAGTACTGTTAACCAGTTTGAGGCTCCCTTTTCCTGGGATAAGATCATAGCTCGTTGGAGGTTAGGTGGTAGGTTTGACTTGAGCTGGTTGGCAGAAGTGACGTTGAGCtccctttttctttttttgacCTCTAACTTTGCAGTAAACTGCTCTGTGAGAGCCGCGTGTGTGTAGTCCCTTTAGTATGAGATTGTAGAGGGGCGCAGAGATTTGTTTGGAGGCAGAGTAGGCCGAGTCTGACAGAGTTGTTGGGTTGTCTATTCCACCTAGCCTAGCTGGAAGTGCCAGCAGGTCCCTTTCTGTGTCATTGGAGGCTGCTCTTCCACACAGGGCTGGTAGTAATTTTGTCCTTATGATGTCGTGACACTATAGTGTCGTCGAGCAATTAGTTCTATTCCGTATTCCAACACTTGTGCTGTATATGCTGCCCCAAGCTCCACTGAGTATATAGTTGATGAGCTGTCAGCCTGGTTTTTCATTATCGGCCAATGTGAGCTGCATAATCCATTTCAGCCTGCTGTCAAGAAGGCCCATGTAAGTCCATGCACATTGATTTATACTTTAGCACTCTTCACAATCTTGCAGCTGTAGATCTGCAGAGATgagtcattataattttattaccgGATTTTCTGAATCTGAAGctttagcctcgagaccagccttTCGTATATGAAAGaacctggtcaagttccaatgtgcAACTTGttcagctgagtcagcgttttacaGTATCGTAATGAGTAATACACCTTGTGCGGGCAATTATCGGTCCAAAAAATTCCTGTATTCTAATACACtagaacgagtgctacattggaacttgaccaggcgttctttcagataacaaacggctggtctcgaggctactgaAGCTGGCCCACAGCAAAATGTACCTATATCAACAACTGGAGAGTAGTAGATATATACACAGGCGCGCATGTTAGGCCACTAAACGACTAAAAGAGAAATACCGGAAGTGAAATTaaataatgggcgtggcaaTAGGAGTGGCGCAGCGGGGTTCAATTTGCTAGCGGGTTCTGTACCGGCCAATAAATGCAGCCAACAGCCAGAGCCACAGCACTGcagtgtgtgtcactgtgtactTTAATTGTCTATGCAATAAACCAACCTGAGTGTGAACACTGCTGCTGCTGATATCACTGAACTGAATGCTATTCGGATGCACTACCTTATATAGGGACACTACCATCACATTATCTCCGAGCACATCAATGGATGCAACATCACCTACCCACTATCTCTCCACAACTCTCAACTCCTCCTCAAACAGCGTCAACTATTCACTCCATTCCACGAAGTCAGGCATATTGTTTAATGCTAGGAGTGTTGCAAACAAACTACGAGATCTTCACGCAGGAGAAAACATTGATATTATCGCTGTCACAGAAACACACAGATACAAAACTAATGGTCCCCAATCATTCTGTCTTCAGGAGAGAACTACGAGATCTTCACGCAGGAGAAAACATTGATATTATCGCTGTCACAGAAACACACAGATACAAAACTAATGGTCCCCAATCATTCTGTCTTCAGGAGAGACAGAAATTGGTAAGGGGGAGGGATTATAATATGCTTCTGGTTCGCAACAACATCCCTGCAACAAGGCTCCACGACCTTGAAACCGACTGTCAGAGTGAACTCCTATATATGGGTGGAAATAAGTCACCCTACACCATCAGCTAAAAGTGCTAGTGAGTCTTCTATCGACCTCCAAGCTCGTCCAACATCCACCTAACATTCCTCAGGAACTCTCTATCAACGATTTTTTCATATTCAGAATCATGCCCATGCAGTGATCATTGGCGAAGACTTTAACATCCCGTCTATCAATTGGAGACTATACTTGCATCGAATCTATGTGACATACAGTGCACGTGCATCCAGTCTATATAGAGAgtacatataaattatataggatACCAAAAtaggtgagtataattatagttgtataCTTATATATCTGATCAacattggaacatttctagaaattgtgctgatataattatatatatatatatataataccattgtatataggtgaatgaataagctaccataataattactaatttatcggacacttctaattaccccggacactcttttgggcaattttcgttgttctaatacaacggacactccatgcagtgctttaatattcccgacaataccttgaaaagttgagttacggCCGCAgcaaattttttttactgaaactgcagctaaaaatgtccttaaaactgcatcacaacgattaacaatcaatagtatggctatatactcgtgcaataagggattaatagcactcataacaagcactggcaaggttaatagcactcggctacgcCTTGTGCAATTAGTATATCCTTGCCATGCATTGCTTGTTACttgtgctattaatcccatattgcactcttagccatactatattatataggAGCATAATCGgaacacccatgcatgcattctcgGAACATGCAGCCCTCGGGGTatacgccctcgtgcttcagtgcaatatattccatacatcccttgtgcccgtgttataactatatataacaTACTATATTAGctatagtgcaactattcagtcgctcactgttctattaaacttagctagctcgcatgtaGCTGCTTGCTtaattgttctaattattccggacactttgcatgctctataaaaatctgttccaattatacaaggacaatttccaaaataattattttttgctgtccgataaattaaaagatatatatacaaaaatacttccccaaaagttgttgtatagtgggaaatcattttaggtgaAAAATGGGGGTGATGGTGTGTAGcatcaattatctctggaACTAAAGTTTCTGCATGGACAAACTTTTCTTATCAAAAGTtagacaattaattttattcaagcttactcggtgtaatttttggaccttagctgtgagatcttcttcaaatctctcctTAACTGAAAtggcactaaaaactagcaattttgagcactgcggaggatgtgtagatatatTTAAGCAACATAGAACCTTTCAcaagatagccaaactatctatagatgttgtgacaaagttccAAACCGGCCTTATAACCGGAAACCTTATAGGCCTTTTCTCCCCCTAACTGATTACCCATGCATggccactatatatatatatatatataacactgttttattaatcaccacagCTTATTCATTTACCTACACGGATCAGTCGACTTTCTCCATATTTATACTTAAGTATACCACTATACTCACACATTAATTTGTGGTATATTCTAACTCTTATAGattggatgcactgtatagtGAATGACAACTCCGGTCAGTGCATATTTCTACTCCCTCCACCAAATTGTAACAGCTCCGACAAGACAAAAAAACACACTCGACTTAGTGCTCACCGGCAACATTTCAAGTTATGGTAACTGAAAGAATCCATGGGAGTGATCACGAAGCTGTATCTTGTCCTAAAATCCACAAGACCCAACATTCCTATGTGTTTTACTTCGAGAGGGGACTTTGTCAAATTCCAAGGAATGCTGAGAATTATATTCCATGAAATAATTGTGTGGTTCATTTCCGAGCGATGCCTGGATGAAGTTCAAATACCTGCTGCTGATTGATGTCAGCAGACTAATGCATCCCTATAAGCTCACTCTCACAAACAAGAAACGCTCTATACCGGGTTAGCCCAAGAAACGGTACgagtgatgatgatgatcaGACACAAGGGCAGGCACCCTGCAGGGCTTACCTAAAAGCAAAAAGAACACGAAACAATCTGACTGGTAGATACAATAACCATATAGCAGCACCGTGCAAGAATTCTAGAATAAactcatgcatatatataattataggcactcTTTTTTATTAGAACACCTAAATTTCATGTGGAACACAATCTGCCTCTCTCAGTATGCTCTATAGTGCATCATACAACTTTAAATTTTTAAAGGTGCTGTTTTAATtcccatgcataattataattattgtgaaacaCAGCTAGCTCACAACCTCACGTTTTAGCTCATGCAATACTCTTATacttttactataattattgggaaGTACATTTATAGGATTATAGCTATACGTGACTACCTATAAGTACAATTCCTTTTGAATAACATTGTTCAATAAAATTCAAACAAAATCCTGCATGGctatagcctataattatatacacaggaTCACAGGCTTTTGTTTCACTTCCATGCAATGTCACTATTAAGACTAACATGCAATAATATACGTGCATGCAGTCTCACAACAAGTATATGATCTcctttacataattatagtttaattTTACCACGAAGGCAGTAAAAAACCTGTAAAGCtaaatttctcttttagtgtgaaCCCGCTGGACCTCACACTAAAAGATAATTTTACACCAGAGGTGTTTTGCATGTTCAGGCACTGTGTTACACACATTATACCACACTATTTTCAAGTACCACAGAATGTCAGAGACCAACAGCACCAGTAATAATTTGTACAGCTAtacatttctcttttagtgtgaaCCTGCGGGCctcacactaaaagagaaattttACACCAGAGGTGTTTTGCATGTTCAGGCACTGTGTTACACATATCTACATCATTACCACACCATTTTTAAGTACCACAGACGGTCAGAGACCAACAGCACAAGTAACAATTTGTACAGCtacatttctcttttagtgtgaaCCTGCGGGCctcacactaaaagagaaattttACACCAGAGGTGTTTTGCATGTTCAGGCACTGTGTTACACATACATCATTATACCATACCATTTTTAAGTACCACAGACGGTCAGAAACCAACAGCACAAGTAACAATTTGTACAGCTAtacatttctcttttagtgtgaaCCTGCAGACctcacactaaaagagaaattttCACTTGAGGGTGTTTTGCACGTTCAGGTACTGTGTTACACACATCTACATCGTTGTTGCACTGTTTGAAAGTACCACAGAGACCATGCAGCAGCACATGAAGAATTCTTTTTTAGTGTGAGGTCACACGGTTCACActattatagtatatagatctatatatatagctttacAGGTTTGTTGCTGTCTCTATAGCTCTGTATACTACTTTCAAACAGTGTAGTGATGTATAGACCCATacaattataatgcagtgcaatatatggttgccatggtagtgatgcaacatgtcatatactgagcactggattgctttgatctgcccgctcactgggcaacaaggtacaactattacatgtacgtcaCTCAGTAACACAACATTTTTGAGGTGTGAAATTTATATAGCACTTATAAATGAAGCGTAATCATTTATAAGTGGTATTTGTACAATCTAGATTTTCCTACTCCAATGTTCCCACTCTGACTAGTGGTACCATAAGTTTGCGGATCATTGTTCAGGTAAGGGCGTACAATCACTCTGTGaggtaattatgcatgtgtgatACTATTATCTTATGCAGGAATCTGAGGTGCCTTCACGTACCTATCAGTACACTAGCGGTAATGGAGCTGTTTCCTCAATTATGAGTTTCACTGGTGTCTTTTTTGTGATCAACTTGCCTGAAGTGGAGGATAGTCAAATTATTCTCAAGTCACTGTGATGTTCGTGAATGGAGCGTGTAGCAGTTCTAATTCAGCCAATTACATTGGTGAGAATGCACATACGCTAAAATTCAGTTCCAAGCTTGGAAATCTCTAACGTAACTCAAGGCGTAACTACTGCTACCAGTCACAGTGTCATAGTCACTCTACCCCCTAACGATGTACCCACCTGAGGCACTACTGATCATCTCGTCTGAAGGTGTTCCTATCAATAGCTAACTTTACAAGACCCTCGATAAACTATACAGTGACATTCAATAACCTGAAGCCAGCTACTGTCTACATCTTCAGCATAAGGATTATCCTTTGTACTGACAATATAATGAATGTGGTTGCACCAGTGACTGGAACGTTCACCACAGCACCTAGTAAGtcaatctataattatcactacaACATGCACATACAGTTTTTTCTCCCCAGTTCCATCTGTAATGATCATCAGCAGTGCTGGACAGCAAACGTCAGCTCCAGTTTACACTGTCACTCTAACCCTACCTGTGATCAGTTATCCTCGCAGTGAACTCATTATCATCTCCACCCTTACCCCGGCTGATTCGGCACCAATCACCGATGACTATACCCGCTGTCCTCGCAATACTTTGTTACATTCCATGGTATAAATGCCGGTGTGGAGTATTCGTATGTAATTAGGATTGTGCTACAAAGGAGCAACAGTATTAATGTGTCCATTCCATTGACAGGATCATTCACAATAAGTAAGACTGAATTGCTGTGTTAAAATGTGtacattatcataattatggcatatcATTGTTTGTTCTGCTCCttctaacaataattatgagcagaTGTTTATAAATTAACTTTCACTTATTACTACAAGCTAGCACACATTAATACCtgtccagtataattataatgtacaatcatacatgcatgattaaTTTTCGATATCCATTATTGTCATATTGACTTG
This is a stretch of genomic DNA from Halichondria panicea chromosome 1, odHalPani1.1, whole genome shotgun sequence. It encodes these proteins:
- the LOC135341561 gene encoding uncharacterized protein LOC135341561; amino-acid sequence: MILSQEKGASNWLTVLPVEEFGLALHKGAFRDALALRYGWQPNGTPITCACGTNFRVEHALSCAKGGYPSIRHNEIRDFTANLMSEVCHNVAIEPHLQPIAGEILSGASANTQDGARLDVAADGFWGSRFERAFFDVRVFNPYAPSNRQPQLSTTYRKHENIKKRAYDQRIRDVENSTFTPLILSSTGGLGRTATSTYKRLASLLSTKWDQPYSTTMGWIRCRLSFSLLRSAIMCIRGARSSQGHATRQPPIDLVTSESLVPPHP